A DNA window from Shewanella baltica contains the following coding sequences:
- the tgt gene encoding tRNA guanosine(34) transglycosylase Tgt, producing MKFELDTTDGRARRGRLIFDRGTVETPAFMPVGTYGTVKGMTPEEVRATGADILLGNTFHLWLRPGEEIMRKHGDLHDFMNWRRPILTDSGGFQVFSLGDIRKITEEGVHFRSPINGEKIFLDPEKSMQIQDALGSDVVMIFDECTPYPATEDEARKSMQMSLRWARRSRDEFDRLENPNSLFGIIQGGVYEDLRDESLKGLVDIGFDGYAVGGLAVGEPKADMHRILEHICPQIPADKPRYLMGVGKPEDLVEGVRRGVDMFDCVMPTRNARNGHLFTSEGVIKIRNARHRDDTSPLDTKCDCYTCKNYSRAYLYHLDRCNEILGARLNTIHNLRYYQMLMEGLRGAIETGTLDAFVADFYTSQGREVPELVD from the coding sequence ATGAAATTTGAATTAGATACTACCGACGGCCGTGCGCGCCGTGGTCGGTTGATTTTTGACCGTGGCACTGTAGAAACCCCAGCATTTATGCCAGTGGGAACCTACGGCACAGTTAAAGGTATGACGCCAGAAGAAGTGCGTGCTACAGGCGCAGACATTCTGCTCGGTAACACTTTCCATTTATGGTTGCGCCCAGGCGAAGAAATCATGCGTAAGCACGGTGACTTGCATGATTTTATGAACTGGCGGCGTCCTATTTTAACTGACTCGGGTGGTTTCCAAGTATTCAGTCTTGGCGATATCCGTAAGATCACCGAAGAAGGTGTGCATTTCCGTTCGCCAATCAATGGCGAGAAAATCTTCTTAGATCCTGAAAAATCAATGCAAATCCAAGATGCATTGGGCAGTGATGTGGTGATGATTTTTGACGAATGTACGCCATATCCCGCAACCGAAGACGAAGCGCGCAAGTCAATGCAGATGTCTCTGCGTTGGGCAAGACGTTCACGTGATGAATTTGACCGTTTAGAGAACCCTAACTCTCTGTTCGGTATTATTCAGGGCGGTGTGTATGAAGATTTACGCGACGAAAGCTTAAAAGGCTTAGTCGATATAGGTTTCGACGGTTATGCCGTCGGTGGTTTGGCCGTAGGAGAGCCTAAAGCGGATATGCATCGCATTCTTGAGCATATTTGCCCGCAAATTCCTGCAGACAAACCTCGCTATCTGATGGGGGTCGGTAAACCAGAAGATTTAGTTGAAGGTGTACGTCGTGGTGTTGACATGTTTGATTGTGTGATGCCAACCCGTAATGCCCGCAACGGTCATCTGTTTACGAGTGAAGGTGTGATCAAAATACGCAATGCGCGTCATAGAGATGACACGTCACCACTTGATACTAAGTGTGATTGTTATACCTGTAAAAATTATTCACGGGCGTACCTTTACCACTTAGATCGTTGTAATGAGATTCTGGGTGCGCGTTTAAACACCATTCACAACTTGAGATACTATCAAATGTTAATGGAAGGTTTGCGCGGTGCGATTGAGACGGGTACATTAGACGCCTTTGTGGCGGACTTCTATACCAGTCAAGGTCGCGAAGTACCAGAGTTAGTCGATTGA
- the yajC gene encoding preprotein translocase subunit YajC: MFISNAYASAAGAPQGGGTMELIFMLAIFGLIFYFMIFRPQSKRVKEHKNLMSSISKGDEVLTSGGILGKIAKISDESDYVLLSLNDTTQITIKKDYIAAVLPKGSIQSL, encoded by the coding sequence ATGTTTATTTCAAATGCATACGCAAGCGCTGCCGGCGCACCACAAGGTGGCGGCACGATGGAATTGATTTTCATGCTGGCAATTTTCGGCCTGATTTTCTATTTCATGATTTTCCGTCCGCAATCAAAACGCGTTAAAGAGCACAAAAACCTGATGTCATCAATCAGCAAAGGCGACGAAGTGCTGACCAGTGGCGGGATTTTAGGCAAGATTGCAAAAATCAGCGACGAAAGCGATTACGTGTTACTGAGCTTAAACGACACGACTCAAATCACGATCAAAAAAGACTATATTGCAGCTGTATTGCCTAAGGGCTCTATCCAGTCGTTGTAA
- the secD gene encoding protein translocase subunit SecD, translating into MLNKYPMWKNIMVMLVIAIGCFYAVPNLFGEDHAVQVVATRGAEVTASTQASVNELLASKGIAVKRSELEKGQLLVRVQNADQQLLAKELIADSLGDKFTVALNLAPATPKWLESMGGSPMKLGLDLRGGVHFLMEVDMGEAIRKMEEAKVADFRSQLREEKIRYAGIRSNTTGIEIKFRDAESLASAERFLKSRSKDMVFTDASRGEDFALQAVMSDVYLKQIKEEALQQNITTIRNRVNELGVAEPVVQRQGAERIIVELPGVQDTARAKEILGATASIEFHMVDDKADPNAAQSGRLPAGSEVYQRREGGTVILKKEVMLTGDHITGAQPSFDQYSRPQVSINLDAKGGTIFSDVTKDNIGKPMATLFIEYKDSGERNADGSVKMQKIQEVISVATIQARLGRNFVITGLSHGEAQNLALLLRAGALIAPVSIVEERTIGPSLGAENIQNGVQAMVWGMAVVLLFMLVYYRGFGLIANIALTANLVMVVGVMSMIPGAVLTLPGIAGMVLTVGMAVDGNVLIYERIREELRAGRSVQQAIHEGYGNAFSTIADANITTFLTALILFAVGTGAVKGFAVTLMIGIATSMFTAIVGTRSIVNAIWGGKRVKTLSI; encoded by the coding sequence GTGTTAAATAAATACCCAATGTGGAAAAACATTATGGTGATGCTCGTCATCGCCATAGGTTGTTTCTATGCCGTACCGAACCTTTTTGGTGAAGATCACGCGGTGCAAGTGGTGGCGACTCGAGGTGCTGAAGTCACAGCATCAACCCAAGCCAGTGTGAACGAGCTGTTAGCCAGTAAGGGCATTGCGGTAAAGCGCTCTGAGCTTGAAAAAGGTCAGTTGTTGGTCCGTGTGCAAAATGCGGATCAACAGCTACTGGCGAAAGAATTAATTGCTGACAGCTTAGGTGACAAGTTCACTGTGGCGCTCAACTTAGCCCCAGCGACGCCTAAATGGCTCGAGTCTATGGGCGGCAGCCCAATGAAACTCGGTCTCGACCTTCGCGGCGGTGTGCATTTCTTAATGGAAGTGGACATGGGCGAAGCGATTCGCAAGATGGAAGAGGCTAAAGTTGCCGATTTCCGTTCGCAATTACGCGAAGAGAAAATTCGTTATGCTGGTATTCGTAGCAATACCACAGGTATCGAAATCAAGTTCCGTGATGCTGAAAGTCTCGCGAGTGCCGAGCGTTTCCTTAAGTCTCGCAGTAAAGATATGGTGTTCACTGATGCTAGCCGTGGCGAAGATTTTGCCCTGCAAGCAGTGATGAGTGACGTGTATCTTAAGCAGATTAAAGAAGAAGCACTGCAACAAAACATTACTACCATTCGTAACCGTGTAAACGAGTTAGGTGTGGCTGAGCCTGTAGTACAACGTCAAGGTGCCGAGCGCATTATCGTTGAGCTGCCAGGTGTGCAAGATACGGCTCGCGCCAAGGAAATTTTAGGTGCAACCGCATCGATTGAATTCCACATGGTCGATGACAAAGCCGATCCTAATGCTGCGCAATCTGGCCGTTTACCTGCAGGTTCTGAAGTGTACCAGCGCCGCGAAGGTGGCACTGTGATATTGAAGAAAGAAGTTATGCTGACCGGTGATCATATCACGGGCGCACAACCTAGCTTTGACCAGTACAGTCGTCCACAGGTTAGCATCAACCTTGATGCGAAAGGCGGCACCATTTTCTCTGACGTGACCAAAGACAACATAGGCAAGCCTATGGCGACATTGTTCATCGAATATAAAGACAGTGGTGAGCGCAATGCCGACGGCAGCGTTAAGATGCAGAAAATCCAAGAAGTGATTTCTGTTGCGACCATTCAAGCGCGTTTAGGCCGTAACTTTGTGATCACTGGCTTAAGCCATGGTGAAGCACAAAACCTCGCGCTATTACTGCGTGCCGGTGCCTTGATTGCCCCTGTGTCGATTGTGGAAGAACGTACCATTGGTCCAAGCTTAGGTGCTGAAAACATTCAAAATGGTGTGCAAGCTATGGTTTGGGGTATGGCGGTTGTCTTACTCTTTATGCTGGTTTACTACCGTGGCTTTGGTCTTATCGCCAACATAGCGCTAACCGCAAACTTAGTCATGGTGGTGGGCGTAATGTCTATGATCCCTGGCGCAGTGTTAACCCTACCTGGTATTGCCGGTATGGTGTTGACTGTGGGTATGGCGGTTGATGGTAATGTGCTGATCTATGAGCGTATCCGTGAAGAATTACGTGCTGGCCGTAGCGTCCAGCAGGCCATCCATGAAGGCTATGGCAATGCATTCTCCACCATCGCCGATGCGAACATCACCACTTTCCTAACGGCGCTGATTTTGTTTGCCGTAGGTACAGGCGCTGTTAAAGGCTTCGCGGTGACCTTGATGATAGGTATTGCGACTTCCATGTTTACCGCAATCGTGGGTACTCGCTCAATCGTTAACGCGATTTGGGGTGGTAAGCGCGTGAAGACTCTGTCTATCTAA
- the secF gene encoding protein translocase subunit SecF has product MLEILSLKHTVNFLRHALPISIMSAVLVLGSLVSLATNGINWGLDFTGGTVVEMEFTNPVDLNALRVQLTTPDSEGAIVQNFGSSRDVLVRLQVKEGVKSDVQVKSVMEAAQKVDPQVQQKRVEFVGPQVGKELAEQGGLAVLVALICIMIYVSFRFEWRLAFGSVAALAHDVIVTLGVFSVFQLEFDLTVLAGLLTVVGYSLNDTIVVFDRIRENFLKMRKSDPEEVVNVSITQTMSRTIITTGTTLVVVVALFLKGGTMIHGFATALLMGIFVGTYSSIYVASFLAIKLGINREHMMPVEIEKEGADQPPMMP; this is encoded by the coding sequence ATGCTTGAAATTTTATCTTTAAAACATACGGTAAACTTCCTCCGTCATGCACTGCCTATCAGTATTATGTCGGCTGTATTGGTGCTGGGCTCGCTGGTTTCGCTCGCGACCAATGGCATCAACTGGGGTCTTGATTTCACTGGCGGTACCGTCGTTGAAATGGAGTTCACTAATCCGGTCGATTTAAACGCTCTGCGGGTGCAACTGACGACGCCTGATTCTGAAGGCGCGATTGTGCAAAACTTCGGTTCTAGCCGTGACGTATTAGTACGTTTACAGGTGAAAGAAGGCGTTAAGAGTGACGTGCAAGTTAAGTCTGTCATGGAAGCTGCGCAGAAAGTTGATCCACAAGTTCAGCAGAAGCGTGTTGAGTTCGTTGGCCCACAAGTGGGTAAAGAACTGGCTGAGCAAGGCGGTTTAGCGGTATTAGTTGCGCTTATCTGTATCATGATCTACGTGTCATTCCGTTTTGAATGGCGCCTAGCATTTGGTTCAGTGGCAGCACTGGCGCACGACGTGATCGTGACTTTAGGTGTGTTTTCGGTATTCCAATTGGAATTCGACTTGACCGTACTGGCGGGTCTATTGACGGTTGTGGGTTACTCACTCAACGATACTATCGTGGTATTTGACCGTATCCGTGAAAACTTCCTTAAGATGCGTAAAAGCGACCCTGAAGAAGTGGTTAACGTTTCCATTACTCAGACCATGAGCCGTACTATCATCACTACAGGTACAACCTTAGTGGTGGTAGTAGCCTTGTTCCTTAAGGGCGGTACTATGATCCATGGCTTTGCGACTGCATTGCTGATGGGTATTTTTGTGGGTACGTATTCTTCTATCTATGTGGCGAGTTTCTTGGCCATTAAACTGGGTATCAATCGTGAACACATGATGCCAGTTGAGATTGAGAAAGAAGGCGCAGACCAACCTCCTATGATGCCTTAA
- a CDS encoding putative signal transducing protein, with product MEERKVLVAGGNLLQAHTWKGLLEACGIHVELRGEALLGGIGELPTGMQNVELWVGESQHASAQVQLNALDVESPQWQCVQCHETNEGSFELCWQCSSERSESHN from the coding sequence ATGGAAGAACGTAAAGTGTTAGTTGCTGGTGGTAATTTATTGCAAGCCCACACATGGAAAGGTTTATTAGAGGCCTGTGGTATTCATGTTGAGCTCAGAGGTGAAGCGCTATTGGGCGGGATTGGTGAGCTTCCTACAGGGATGCAAAACGTCGAGTTGTGGGTGGGCGAGTCCCAACATGCGTCGGCGCAAGTGCAGCTGAATGCGCTGGATGTCGAAAGCCCACAATGGCAATGTGTGCAGTGCCATGAAACCAATGAAGGCAGTTTTGAGCTGTGCTGGCAATGCAGCTCTGAGCGCAGCGAAAGCCACAATTAG